Proteins encoded within one genomic window of Glycine soja cultivar W05 chromosome 1, ASM419377v2, whole genome shotgun sequence:
- the LOC114411051 gene encoding transcription factor PRE6-like encodes MSSRRSRSRQSGASAEITDAQITDLVSKLQQLIPELRARRSDKVSSAKVLQETCNYIKNLHREVDDLSDRLSELLANTDSNSAQAAIIRSLLM; translated from the exons ATGTCTAGCAGAAGATCTCGTTCTAGACAATCCGGTGCTTCCGCTGAGATCACAGATGCTCAAATCACCGATCTCGTTTCGAAGTTACAACAACTTATCCCTGAGCTTCGTGCTAGGCGCTCCGACAAG GTTTCATCTGCTAAGGTATTGCAGGAGACATGCAACTACATAAAGAACTTGCACAGAGAGGTTGATGATCTAAGTGACCGATTATCGGAGCTTTTGGCTAACACAGACTCCAACAGTGCTCAAGCAGCCATTATTAGGAGCTTACTTATGTAA